A DNA window from Mycolicibacter terrae contains the following coding sequences:
- the murG gene encoding undecaprenyldiphospho-muramoylpentapeptide beta-N-acetylglucosaminyltransferase translates to MAVADALRTLDSRVRITALGTARGLETRLVPARGYDLELITPVPLPRKINADLVRLPLRVLRAVRETRALLRAVQADVVIGFGGYVSLPAYLAARGIGRGRVPVVIHEANARAGLANRIGARGAQRVLSAVADCGLAHPEVVGVPVRAAITTLDRSALRATARAHFGFADDARVLLVFGGSQGARSINQAVAGAAKHLAAAGVSVLHAHGPKNTLDLPQPAHGDPPYVAVPYLDRMDLAYAAADLAICRSGAMTVAEVSAVGLPAVYVPLPIGNGEQRLNALPVVNAGGGVLVDDAALTPDFVAGTVAGMLTDEARLAAMTSAAALAGHPEAARRVASVALDVAVAARRSGSSA, encoded by the coding sequence ATGGCCGTCGCCGATGCGCTGCGCACCTTGGACTCGCGCGTCCGGATCACCGCCCTGGGCACCGCCCGCGGCCTGGAGACCAGGCTGGTGCCCGCGCGCGGTTACGACTTGGAGTTGATCACCCCGGTGCCGTTGCCCCGCAAGATCAACGCCGACCTGGTCCGGTTGCCGCTGCGGGTGCTGCGGGCCGTCCGGGAGACCCGGGCGTTGCTGCGCGCCGTCCAGGCCGACGTGGTGATCGGCTTCGGCGGCTACGTGTCGCTGCCGGCGTACCTGGCCGCGCGGGGCATCGGCAGGGGCCGGGTCCCGGTGGTGATCCATGAGGCCAACGCCCGCGCCGGGCTGGCCAACCGGATCGGGGCGCGGGGGGCGCAGCGGGTGCTCTCGGCCGTCGCCGATTGCGGGCTGGCGCACCCGGAGGTGGTCGGGGTGCCGGTCCGCGCGGCGATCACCACGCTGGACCGGTCGGCGCTGCGGGCAACGGCTCGCGCCCACTTCGGCTTCGCCGACGATGCCCGGGTGCTGCTGGTGTTCGGCGGCTCGCAAGGTGCCCGGTCGATCAACCAGGCCGTGGCCGGGGCAGCCAAACACCTTGCCGCTGCCGGGGTTTCGGTGCTGCATGCGCACGGGCCGAAGAACACCCTGGACCTCCCTCAGCCCGCCCACGGCGATCCGCCCTATGTCGCGGTGCCCTACCTGGACCGGATGGACCTGGCCTATGCCGCTGCCGACCTGGCGATCTGCCGATCCGGAGCGATGACGGTCGCCGAGGTATCGGCGGTCGGGCTGCCGGCGGTGTATGTGCCGTTGCCGATCGGCAACGGCGAGCAGCGGCTCAACGCGCTGCCGGTGGTCAACGCCGGCGGCGGGGTACTGGTCGACGACGCGGCGCTGACACCGGATTTCGTGGCCGGCACCGTCGCGGGAATGCTCACCGACGAGGCGCGGCTGGCGGCCATGACCAGCGCCGCCGCCCTGGCCGGACACCCCGAGGCCGCGCGACGGGTGGCTTCCGTCGCGCTGGATGTCGCAGTGGCCGCCCGGCGCTCCGGGAGTAGCGCATGA
- the ftsW gene encoding putative lipid II flippase FtsW, whose product MLDRLRRRDAASDGADATAEATAEKPAKTEPRTRFGAWLGRPMTSFHLIVAIAALLTTLGLIMVLSASGVESYGADGSAWRIFGKQVLWTVIGLFGCYVALRMPVRFMRRTAFAGYAFTIVLLVLVLIPGIGTLSNGSRGWFVVYGFSMQPSELAKIAFAIWGAHLLAARRMERASLGEMLVPLVPAAGVALVLIVVQPDLGQTVSLGIILLALLWYAGLPLRVFISSLAAIVAAAAIMAVTEGYRSDRVRSWLDPDADVQGAGYQARQAKFALANGGIFGDGLGQGTAKWNYLPNAHNDFIFAIIGEELGFIGGFGLLALFGLFAYTGMRIAKRSADPFLRLLTATTTMWVIGQSFINVGYVIGLLPVTGIQLPLISAGGTSTATTLFMIGIMANAARHEPEAVAALRAGADDRMNRILRLPLPEPYTPTRIEALRDRLRSRPQPAGRQRGNGRAPARSTGRRSAGRAGQNGGGRRHASPRPNGGRARALEGQR is encoded by the coding sequence CTGCTGGACCGGCTGCGGCGGCGCGATGCTGCATCCGACGGCGCGGACGCCACCGCAGAGGCCACCGCCGAAAAACCGGCCAAGACCGAACCGCGCACCCGATTCGGCGCGTGGCTGGGCCGCCCGATGACCTCGTTTCACCTGATCGTCGCCATCGCCGCGTTGCTGACCACGCTCGGGCTGATCATGGTGCTGTCCGCCTCGGGGGTGGAGTCCTACGGTGCCGACGGCTCGGCGTGGCGGATCTTCGGCAAGCAGGTGCTCTGGACGGTGATCGGGTTGTTCGGGTGCTACGTGGCGCTGCGGATGCCGGTACGGTTCATGCGCCGCACGGCTTTTGCCGGCTACGCGTTCACCATCGTGTTGCTGGTGTTGGTGCTGATCCCCGGCATCGGCACCCTGTCCAACGGCTCCCGGGGCTGGTTCGTCGTCTACGGCTTCTCCATGCAGCCCTCCGAACTGGCCAAGATCGCGTTCGCCATCTGGGGAGCACACCTGTTGGCGGCCCGGCGCATGGAGCGGGCGTCGCTGGGCGAGATGCTGGTCCCGCTGGTACCGGCCGCAGGGGTCGCACTGGTGCTGATCGTGGTCCAGCCCGACCTGGGGCAGACGGTTTCGCTGGGCATCATCCTGCTGGCGCTGCTGTGGTATGCCGGCCTGCCGTTGCGGGTCTTCATCTCGTCGCTGGCGGCCATCGTCGCCGCCGCCGCGATCATGGCGGTGACCGAGGGCTACCGTTCCGACCGGGTGCGGTCCTGGCTGGACCCCGACGCCGACGTGCAGGGCGCCGGCTATCAGGCCCGGCAGGCCAAGTTCGCGCTGGCCAACGGTGGGATCTTCGGCGACGGACTGGGCCAGGGCACCGCGAAGTGGAACTATCTGCCCAACGCGCACAACGACTTCATCTTCGCGATCATCGGTGAGGAGCTCGGCTTCATCGGCGGATTCGGGCTGCTGGCACTGTTCGGCCTGTTCGCCTACACCGGCATGCGCATCGCCAAGCGCTCCGCCGACCCGTTCCTGCGGCTGCTGACCGCCACCACCACCATGTGGGTGATCGGCCAGTCGTTCATCAACGTCGGCTACGTGATCGGGCTGCTGCCGGTCACCGGAATCCAGCTGCCGCTGATATCTGCTGGTGGAACCTCCACGGCAACAACGCTGTTCATGATCGGCATCATGGCCAACGCAGCACGCCACGAGCCGGAGGCCGTCGCCGCGCTGCGCGCCGGCGCCGACGACCGGATGAACCGGATCCTGCGGCTGCCGCTGCCGGAGCCCTACACCCCGACCCGGATCGAGGCGCTGCGCGACCGGCTGCGGTCCCGGCCGCAACCGGCCGGACGCCAGCGGGGCAACGGCCGGGCACCGGCCCGGTCGACCGGACGGCGGAGCGCGGGCCGCGCAGGGCAAAATGGAGGCGGCCGGCGACACGCCAGCCCGCGCCCGAACGGCGGGCGCGCCCGCGCATTGGAAGGTCAGCGTTAG
- the mraY gene encoding phospho-N-acetylmuramoyl-pentapeptide-transferase: MIMTLVAAGVALLVAILLTPVLIGLFTKQGFGQEIREDGPPSHQTKRGTPSMGGVAIVAGIWAGYLTAQLAGLVFYGTGPTASGLLVLGLATALGAVGFVDDLIKIRRSRNLGLNKTAKTVGQVTAATLFGLLVLGFRNGSGLTPGSQQLSYVREIATVTLPAAVFVLFVILIVSAWSNAVNFTDGLDGLAAGAMAMVSAAYVLITVMQHRNACASAPGLGCYNVRDPLDLALIAAATAGACIGFLWWNAAPAKIFMGDTGSLALGGVIAGLSITTRTEILAVVLGGLFVAEITSVVVQILAFRSTGRRVFRMAPFHHHFELAGWAETTVIIRFWLLTAIACGLGVSMFYGEWFTAVGG, encoded by the coding sequence ATGATAATGACCCTCGTCGCGGCCGGTGTCGCGCTGCTGGTCGCGATCCTGCTGACCCCGGTGCTGATCGGGCTGTTCACCAAACAGGGGTTCGGCCAGGAGATCCGCGAGGACGGCCCACCCAGCCATCAGACCAAACGCGGCACCCCGTCGATGGGCGGTGTGGCGATCGTGGCCGGGATCTGGGCCGGCTACCTGACCGCTCAGCTGGCCGGGCTGGTGTTCTACGGCACCGGGCCGACAGCGTCCGGGCTGCTGGTGCTGGGACTGGCCACCGCACTGGGCGCAGTCGGTTTCGTCGACGACCTGATCAAGATCCGCCGGTCGCGCAACCTGGGCCTGAACAAGACCGCCAAGACCGTCGGGCAGGTGACCGCGGCGACGCTGTTCGGTCTGCTGGTGCTCGGTTTCCGCAACGGCTCCGGCCTGACCCCGGGCTCCCAGCAGCTGTCCTATGTGCGTGAGATCGCCACGGTCACACTGCCCGCGGCGGTCTTCGTGCTGTTCGTCATCCTGATCGTCAGCGCCTGGTCGAACGCGGTCAACTTCACCGACGGCTTGGACGGGTTGGCCGCCGGGGCCATGGCGATGGTCAGCGCCGCCTACGTGTTGATCACCGTGATGCAGCATCGCAACGCCTGTGCCAGCGCGCCCGGGCTGGGCTGCTACAACGTCCGCGATCCGCTGGACCTGGCGCTGATCGCCGCCGCGACCGCCGGCGCCTGCATCGGGTTTTTGTGGTGGAACGCCGCACCGGCCAAAATCTTCATGGGCGACACCGGGTCGCTGGCGTTGGGCGGGGTGATCGCCGGGCTGTCGATCACCACCCGCACCGAGATCCTCGCGGTGGTGCTCGGGGGGCTCTTCGTCGCCGAGATCACCTCGGTCGTCGTGCAGATCCTGGCGTTTCGCAGCACCGGCCGCCGGGTGTTCCGAATGGCGCCGTTCCATCATCACTTCGAGCTGGCCGGTTGGGCCGAGACCACCGTGATCATCCGGTTCTGGCTGCTGACGGCCATCGCCTGCGGATTGGGCGTCTCCATGTTCTACGGCGAGTGGTTCACCGCGGTCGGCGGCTGA
- a CDS encoding UDP-N-acetylmuramoyl-tripeptide--D-alanyl-D-alanine ligase — MIALTVAEIAAIVGGRLADISPEQAARTTVSGTVEFDSRRVTPGSLFLALPGARADGHDHAGAAVAAGAVAVLAARPVGVPAIVVSPAEPASASRSGALEHDDAVGSGAAVLAALADLAAAVSAVLVGKGLTIIGVTGSSGKTSTKDMLAAVLAPLGQVVAPPGSFNNELGHPWTVLRADENTDFLVLELSARRRGNIAALAAIAPPQIAVVLNVGTAHLGEFGSREAIAETKAELAQAVPESGVVILNVDDPAVAAMADKTAARVLRVSRAARADVWAGAVVLDALARPRFTLHAGDVQTELQLGVSGDHQVSNALCAAAVALECGATGAQVAAALAGAGPVSRHRMQVSTRSDGVTVIDDAYNANPDSMRAALQALAWIARGEDPAMPNRRSWAVLGEMAELGEDAISEHDRIGRLAVRLDVSRLIVVGVGRSMGAMHHGAVMEGSWGAEATAVADVDAALALLRAELRPGDVVLVKASNSAGLTTLADALLSDDAGDRG; from the coding sequence GTGATCGCGCTGACCGTCGCGGAGATCGCCGCGATCGTCGGTGGCCGGCTCGCCGATATCTCACCGGAGCAGGCCGCCCGGACCACCGTCAGCGGGACGGTGGAGTTCGACTCCCGGCGCGTCACGCCCGGCTCGCTGTTCCTGGCGTTGCCCGGGGCGCGTGCCGATGGCCACGACCACGCCGGCGCGGCGGTGGCCGCCGGCGCGGTAGCGGTGCTGGCCGCCCGCCCGGTCGGGGTGCCGGCGATCGTGGTGAGCCCGGCGGAACCGGCATCGGCCAGTCGGTCGGGCGCGCTCGAACACGACGACGCCGTCGGGTCCGGTGCCGCGGTGCTGGCTGCGCTGGCCGACCTCGCCGCGGCGGTGTCGGCGGTGTTGGTGGGCAAGGGACTGACGATCATCGGGGTCACCGGCTCGTCGGGCAAGACCTCCACCAAGGACATGCTGGCCGCGGTGCTGGCGCCGCTGGGACAGGTGGTGGCCCCACCCGGGTCGTTCAACAACGAGCTGGGGCATCCCTGGACCGTGCTGCGGGCCGACGAGAACACCGACTTCCTGGTGCTGGAACTCTCAGCACGGCGCCGCGGCAACATCGCGGCGCTGGCCGCCATCGCGCCGCCGCAGATAGCGGTGGTGCTCAACGTCGGGACCGCGCACCTGGGCGAGTTCGGTTCCCGCGAAGCGATCGCCGAGACCAAAGCCGAGCTGGCCCAAGCTGTTCCGGAATCCGGCGTGGTGATCCTCAACGTCGATGACCCGGCGGTGGCCGCGATGGCCGACAAGACCGCTGCGCGGGTGCTGCGGGTCAGCCGCGCGGCCCGCGCCGACGTTTGGGCCGGGGCGGTGGTGCTCGACGCGCTGGCCCGCCCGCGCTTCACCCTGCACGCGGGCGACGTCCAGACCGAGCTGCAGCTCGGGGTGTCCGGGGACCACCAGGTCTCCAACGCACTGTGTGCGGCCGCGGTCGCGCTGGAGTGCGGCGCCACCGGCGCGCAGGTGGCCGCCGCGCTGGCCGGCGCCGGGCCGGTCTCGCGGCACCGGATGCAGGTCAGCACCCGCTCGGACGGGGTGACGGTGATCGACGACGCCTACAACGCCAACCCGGATTCGATGCGGGCCGCACTGCAGGCGCTGGCCTGGATCGCCCGTGGCGAGGATCCGGCGATGCCGAACCGGCGCAGCTGGGCGGTGCTCGGGGAGATGGCTGAGCTGGGCGAGGACGCGATATCCGAGCATGACCGCATCGGGCGGCTCGCGGTGCGCTTAGATGTGTCTCGTCTCATTGTCGTCGGAGTAGGGAGATCGATGGGCGCGATGCACCATGGCGCGGTCATGGAGGGATCCTGGGGCGCCGAGGCGACCGCGGTGGCCGACGTCGACGCCGCCCTCGCCCTGTTGCGCGCCGAACTGCGGCCCGGCGACGTGGTGTTGGTCAAGGCCTCGAACTCCGCCGGGTTGACCACCTTGGCCGACGCTCTGCTCAGCGACGATGCAGGAGATCGCGGATGA
- the murD gene encoding UDP-N-acetylmuramoyl-L-alanine--D-glutamate ligase — MEPGARVLVAGAGVTGRAVLGALAPLGLELTLCDDDPAALLRYAEFTTLSPAQAASRIADYALVVTSPGFPPGTPVLSAAAGAGVPIWGDVELAWRLDAAGHYGPPRRWLVVTGTNGKTTTTSMLHAMLSAAGRSARLCGNIGSPVLDVLGEPAELLAVELSSFQLHWAPSLRPEAGAVLNIAEDHLDWHGGMAAYTADKARALAGRVAVVGMDDARAAALLGAASAPVKAGFRLGEPGAGEIGVVEGMLVDRAFADGVVLAPVSSIPVPGPVGTLDALAAAALARSVDVPPAAIAQALASFQVGRHRAELVVVADGISYIDDSKATNPHAAEASVLAYPRVVWVAGGLLKGASIDATVARIAGHLAGAVLIGRDRAAVAKALSRHAPDVPVVHVVTGEDIDMGDTAVSPVTRVTQVADRSDEPLSSRVMTAVVAAARSLARPGDTVLLAPAGASFDQFSGYAARGDAFAAAARSAAGSV, encoded by the coding sequence CTGGAGCCCGGTGCGCGGGTGCTTGTCGCCGGCGCCGGGGTGACCGGCCGGGCGGTGCTGGGCGCGTTGGCGCCGCTGGGACTGGAGCTGACGCTCTGTGACGACGATCCCGCCGCGTTGCTCCGGTACGCCGAGTTCACGACGCTGAGCCCGGCCCAGGCCGCGTCGCGGATCGCCGACTACGCGCTGGTGGTCACCAGCCCCGGGTTTCCGCCCGGCACGCCGGTGCTGTCCGCCGCGGCCGGCGCCGGCGTGCCGATCTGGGGCGACGTCGAATTGGCCTGGCGGCTCGACGCGGCCGGGCACTACGGACCACCGCGGCGTTGGCTGGTGGTGACCGGCACCAACGGCAAGACCACCACGACGTCGATGCTGCACGCCATGCTGTCCGCGGCGGGCCGAAGCGCCCGGTTGTGCGGCAACATCGGCAGCCCGGTGCTGGACGTGTTGGGGGAGCCGGCCGAGCTGCTGGCCGTGGAGTTGTCCAGTTTCCAGTTGCACTGGGCGCCGTCGCTGCGTCCGGAGGCGGGCGCGGTGCTCAACATCGCCGAAGACCACCTGGACTGGCACGGCGGCATGGCCGCCTACACCGCCGACAAGGCGCGCGCGCTGGCCGGCCGGGTGGCGGTGGTCGGCATGGACGACGCCCGCGCGGCTGCGCTGCTGGGTGCGGCCTCCGCCCCGGTGAAGGCAGGTTTCCGGCTCGGTGAGCCGGGGGCCGGCGAGATCGGGGTCGTCGAGGGCATGTTGGTCGATCGTGCCTTCGCCGACGGGGTGGTGCTGGCGCCGGTGTCGTCCATACCGGTGCCCGGACCGGTCGGAACGCTGGACGCGCTGGCCGCCGCCGCACTGGCCCGCAGCGTGGACGTGCCGCCCGCGGCGATCGCGCAGGCGCTGGCGTCGTTCCAGGTCGGCCGGCACCGCGCCGAACTGGTCGTGGTCGCCGACGGCATCAGCTACATCGACGACTCCAAGGCCACCAACCCGCACGCGGCCGAGGCGTCGGTGCTGGCCTACCCGCGGGTGGTCTGGGTGGCCGGTGGGTTGCTCAAGGGCGCCTCGATCGATGCGACGGTCGCCAGGATCGCCGGTCACCTGGCCGGGGCGGTGTTGATCGGGCGCGATCGTGCCGCGGTTGCCAAGGCGTTATCACGACACGCACCGGATGTCCCCGTCGTACACGTTGTGACAGGCGAGGATATTGATATGGGTGATACTGCCGTGTCTCCAGTTACTCGTGTGACGCAAGTAGCTGATAGGTCCGATGAGCCGCTGAGCTCCCGCGTGATGACGGCGGTGGTGGCCGCCGCCCGCAGCCTGGCCCGGCCCGGCGACACCGTACTGCTGGCCCCGGCGGGGGCATCGTTCGACCAGTTCTCCGGGTACGCCGCCCGGGGCGATGCGTTCGCGGCCGCCGCGCGATCCGCGGCAGGGTCGGTGTGA
- a CDS encoding UDP-N-acetylmuramoyl-L-alanyl-D-glutamate--2,6-diaminopimelate ligase encodes MPLPALAARIGAVAATGEVVPELAITGLTLRAQDVQPGDLFAALPGATTHGARFVAEAVARGAAAVLSDGAGAREIADSAMAPDTPVLVHPDPRTVLGELAAEVYRHPCERLTVIGITGTAGKTTTTYLVEAGLRAAGRTAGLIGTVGVRIDGVDLPSALTTPEAPALQALLAVMAERGVDTVVMEVSSHALTLGRVDGTRFAVGAFTNLSRDHLDFHPTMADYFQAKARLFDPASPLHAATAVVCVDDEAGEAMAARATAPITVSATGRPAQWGIERSDTETAGPAGAQFVAVDPAGVRHPVGIGLPGDYNVANCLVALAILDAVGVSPEQAAPGLRDARVPGRTEPVDRGQDFLALVDYAHKPGALAAVLATLRQDLRDTTGRLAVVFGAGGDRDHGKRGPMGRIAADSADLVVVTDDNPRGEDPADIRRAILAGAADGPAEVIEIGDRRAAIEHAVRWARPGDVVLVAGKGHETGQTAGGRTQPFDDRIELAQALEAREEHR; translated from the coding sequence ATGCCGCTGCCGGCGCTGGCCGCCCGGATCGGGGCGGTCGCGGCAACCGGTGAGGTGGTGCCGGAGCTGGCGATCACCGGGCTGACCCTGCGCGCCCAGGACGTCCAACCCGGAGACCTGTTCGCGGCGCTGCCCGGCGCGACGACCCACGGTGCGCGGTTCGTGGCCGAGGCGGTTGCCCGTGGTGCGGCGGCGGTGCTCTCCGACGGTGCGGGGGCCCGCGAGATCGCCGACAGCGCAATGGCGCCCGATACTCCCGTGCTGGTTCATCCGGATCCCCGCACAGTGCTCGGCGAACTGGCCGCAGAGGTCTACCGGCATCCCTGCGAGCGGCTCACGGTCATCGGGATCACCGGGACCGCCGGAAAGACCACCACCACCTATCTGGTCGAGGCCGGGTTGCGGGCCGCCGGTCGAACCGCCGGACTCATCGGCACCGTGGGCGTCCGCATCGACGGCGTCGATCTGCCCAGCGCGCTGACCACCCCCGAGGCCCCGGCGCTGCAGGCGCTGCTGGCGGTGATGGCCGAGCGCGGGGTGGATACCGTGGTGATGGAGGTGTCCAGCCACGCGCTGACGCTGGGCCGGGTCGACGGCACCCGCTTCGCGGTCGGCGCGTTCACCAACCTGTCCCGCGACCACCTGGACTTCCACCCGACCATGGCGGACTACTTCCAGGCCAAGGCCCGATTGTTCGACCCGGCGTCGCCCCTGCACGCGGCCACGGCGGTGGTCTGTGTGGACGACGAGGCCGGCGAGGCGATGGCGGCGCGCGCGACGGCGCCGATCACCGTCAGCGCGACCGGCAGGCCGGCGCAGTGGGGCATCGAGCGGTCCGACACCGAAACCGCCGGACCCGCCGGCGCACAATTCGTGGCGGTCGACCCGGCCGGCGTGCGCCATCCGGTCGGCATCGGGCTGCCCGGCGACTACAACGTCGCCAATTGTCTTGTGGCGCTGGCGATACTCGACGCGGTGGGGGTGTCGCCGGAGCAGGCGGCCCCCGGCCTGCGCGACGCCCGGGTGCCGGGCCGAACGGAGCCGGTCGACCGCGGCCAGGACTTCCTGGCGCTGGTCGACTACGCGCACAAGCCGGGCGCGCTGGCCGCGGTGCTGGCGACCCTGCGCCAGGACCTGCGCGACACCACCGGGCGGCTGGCCGTGGTGTTCGGCGCCGGCGGCGACCGCGACCACGGCAAGCGCGGCCCGATGGGCCGGATCGCCGCGGACTCCGCCGACCTGGTCGTCGTCACCGACGACAACCCCCGGGGAGAGGACCCGGCCGACATCCGGCGGGCGATTCTGGCCGGTGCCGCCGACGGCCCCGCCGAGGTGATCGAGATCGGTGACCGGCGGGCCGCGATCGAGCACGCGGTGCGCTGGGCTCGGCCGGGCGATGTGGTGCTGGTCGCCGGTAAAGGCCACGAGACCGGGCAGACCGCCGGCGGGCGAACCCAGCCCTTCGACGACCGCATCGAGCTGGCCCAGGCGCTGGAAGCGCGCGAGGAGCACCGGTGA
- the murC gene encoding UDP-N-acetylmuramate--L-alanine ligase produces MNAQQLPPELSRVHMVGIGGAGMSGIARILLDRGGLVSGSDAKESRGIHALRARGAQVRIGHDASALDLLPGGVTTVVTTHAAIPKTNPELVEARRRGIPVVLRPAVLAKLMAGRTTLMVTGTHGKTTTTSMLVVALQHCGLDPSFAVGGELGSAGAEAGTNAHHGSGPFFVAEADESDGSLLEYTPNVAVVTNVEADHLDFFGSPEAYTQVFDAFVERITPGGAVVVCVDDPGAAALADRTAAQGIRVLRYGTEAPGGQQLAGSLLSWEQQGTGAVAEIALAGSTHRAAMRLGVPGRHMALNALGALLAAVEVGAPLDAVLDGLVGFDGVRRRFELVGSAGNGDSVRVFDDYAHHPTEIAATLTAVRALLAERGTGRSLVVFQPHLYSRTKAFAAEFGRSLDGADEVFVLDVYGAREQPLPGVSGASVAEHVSVPVHYLPDFAAVPEVVATAAGPDDVIVTMGAGDVTVLGPEIVTALRARAARTFPGRPGVL; encoded by the coding sequence ATGAACGCCCAGCAGCTGCCGCCGGAGCTGAGCCGGGTGCACATGGTCGGTATCGGGGGAGCGGGCATGTCCGGTATCGCCCGCATCCTGCTGGACCGTGGCGGCCTGGTGTCGGGATCGGACGCCAAGGAATCGCGCGGGATTCACGCGCTGCGGGCCCGCGGTGCGCAGGTCCGGATCGGTCACGACGCCTCGGCCCTGGATTTGTTGCCCGGCGGCGTCACCACCGTGGTCACCACCCACGCGGCGATCCCCAAGACCAATCCCGAACTCGTCGAGGCACGCCGCCGCGGCATCCCGGTGGTGCTGCGGCCCGCGGTGCTGGCCAAGCTGATGGCCGGGCGCACCACCTTGATGGTCACCGGCACCCACGGCAAGACGACCACCACCTCGATGTTGGTGGTCGCGCTGCAACACTGCGGGCTGGACCCGTCGTTCGCGGTCGGGGGCGAGTTGGGTTCCGCCGGTGCCGAAGCCGGCACCAACGCCCACCACGGCAGCGGACCGTTCTTCGTCGCCGAGGCCGACGAGAGCGACGGCTCGCTGTTGGAGTACACCCCGAACGTGGCGGTGGTGACCAACGTCGAAGCCGATCACCTCGACTTCTTCGGCAGCCCCGAGGCCTACACGCAGGTGTTCGACGCTTTCGTGGAGCGCATCACGCCGGGCGGGGCGGTGGTGGTGTGTGTCGACGATCCCGGCGCCGCCGCGCTGGCTGATCGTACTGCGGCACAGGGCATCCGAGTGCTGCGCTACGGCACCGAGGCCCCCGGCGGGCAACAGCTGGCCGGGTCCCTGTTGAGCTGGGAGCAGCAGGGCACCGGTGCCGTCGCGGAGATCGCGCTGGCCGGATCGACCCACCGGGCGGCGATGCGGCTGGGGGTGCCGGGCCGGCACATGGCGCTCAACGCGCTGGGTGCGCTGTTGGCGGCGGTCGAGGTCGGCGCACCGTTGGACGCGGTGCTCGACGGCCTGGTCGGGTTCGACGGGGTGCGGCGCAGGTTCGAGTTGGTGGGCTCGGCCGGTAACGGCGATTCGGTGCGGGTCTTCGACGACTACGCGCACCATCCCACCGAGATCGCCGCGACGCTGACCGCCGTGCGCGCGCTGCTCGCCGAACGCGGGACCGGGCGCAGCCTGGTGGTATTCCAGCCGCATTTGTACTCGCGGACAAAGGCTTTCGCCGCCGAGTTCGGCCGCTCGCTGGACGGCGCCGACGAGGTCTTCGTGCTCGATGTCTACGGTGCGCGCGAGCAGCCGTTGCCCGGCGTGAGCGGGGCGAGTGTCGCCGAGCACGTGAGCGTGCCGGTGCACTATCTGCCGGATTTCGCCGCGGTGCCCGAAGTGGTGGCGACGGCCGCCGGGCCCGACGACGTGATCGTCACCATGGGCGCCGGCGACGTGACCGTGCTGGGCCCGGAGATCGTGACCGCGCTGCGGGCGCGGGCCGCCCGGACCTTTCCCGGCCGCCCGGGCGTGCTGTGA